The window GGGAGTGGAGCACCTGGCCATGGagcaggtggaagaggaggagaacctggctacataggaggaagaggaggacctggccatggagAAGGACCACGCcacagaggaggacaaggaggacctggaccaggaggaggagaaggaagaggacctGCTAATAGAGGAGGACAAGGATGTGGCCATGccggagaaagaagagaaggaagagggggTACTGGCTACGGAGGAAAAAGAAGTGGAAGAGGATTAGGACTTGGccacggagaaggagcaggaggaagaggacttggcaacagaggagaaggaggaggatgtggctatgcaggggggaagaaaaagaggtggaagaggaggaagaggacctggctatagactaggaggacccaggaatggaggaggaggaggaggatgtgccgatgcagggggaagaggagaaggaagtggacctggccatggaggaggaggagcaagaggacctggccagagaggaaaacgagaaggaggaaaaggaggaggagaacctggccacGGAGAAGGAGAGGGAAGACCTGGCCATAGAGGAGGGAGTAGAGGAGGGGGACGACCTGGCCAGAGAGGACAAGAAGGAGGAAAAGGACGAGGAGAACCTGGCcacagagaaggagcaggaggaagaggagctggccacagaagagaaggaggaggatgtggccatgcagggggaagaagaagaggcagaagaggaggaagaggacctgGCTATAGACTAGGAGGACCAGGAATAGAGGAGGACAGGGATGTGCCaatgcagggggaagaagagaaggagcgggaggacctggccataggaatggagcacgtGGTCATGGACAAGAAAGCGGAAGAGGATGacttggatgaggaggaggagggcaaggccaAGTCCTCCTCTACCTCCATGGCTAGGTCCCCCTTGCCCAGATGCGTAAATAGGGCAGTaatgagtaggagcagggaggggatcttacctctctctatagcattggtgagagagatgatggAATAGTGAcagccagttctggtgtctgtgttttaaaaggatggtgttaaatttgagagggtgcagaaaagagtcacACTAATGatatgagagctggagaaaatgacctacagtgagagactcagactataggttggtgaaatttaatggcctggaacATTCAGGAAGTAAGatgagatgatctaatggtgccttctggccttaagctatATGAAACTCTATGAAGcatcatctccccccacccctccacccccagctccgatCTGCTTCACCGCACAGAAGGGTGGCCGGACAGCCTGGAATGGCCCTGCTCCAAAGCGGCGCTGGTGGAGAAGACAGCGGTGAGTGAGAGACGGCTGTGGGGACCTGGCGGGAGGGCAGGAGACCTCGGACAAGGAGGGGGCTCCCCTTGGCAGGGCACTGGAGAGAACAGCAGAGAGCAGTGATTCCTGGGGCTGAGGACTGGGCACCGCCAAGAGGAAATTCTGGGCGTAAGCGCTGGGGGCAGATGGGGAATCGTGGGACTGGAGGGTAAActgaggctgggggaagaaaggTAAGGGGCAGCTGCGAGAGGCAGGGTAAGGGCCAAgttggaagggaaggaaggaatcgggaggacagggcccagctgtgttgccagagaatcctgctggctgtgtctgggcagcctctctgggaagtgcccaggggtcagtggggcctgaatctgaccttctcctttgggtcttacaggaactaactgaggagctgccccaggactctgggcccagctctgtcctctccagctccatggaccGCACGTGAAACCTCCCGTACCAGAAGCTCCCGTCCGGCTCCCCCAGCTCCGGTGCTGCTCAGACCAGGGAGACGctgcctcctccatggccaggttctcctccacctcctgcacagcctgcagtgatgggtaagggAACCCATGGCCACACAAAGACCCCATAGGCACGGGTGGGgattgaatctgggcccttcaccaCCATGGGCACAAGCTCTGTCAGGCTCCCATTCAGAAAGCCATGGAAGGATCTGCCGGCAGACACCCCCTCTCCATTCCCACTGCCAGACTCTTGCCCGCGG of the Chrysemys picta bellii isolate R12L10 unplaced genomic scaffold, ASM1138683v2 scaf2211, whole genome shotgun sequence genome contains:
- the LOC135980208 gene encoding glutamic acid-rich protein-like; its protein translation is MEEEEQEDLAREENEKEEKEEENLATEKEREDLAIEEGVEEGDDLAREDKKEEKDEENLATEKEQEEEELATEEKEEDVAMQGEEEEAEEEEEDLAID